CTCCGGCGGAATTTCCGCCTCTACCGAGAACGGCATCTCAAATCGATGTCCGTTCGGGCATGCGTACTCCACCGCCTGGCGCGGGGCCAGATCGATGCCGCGGTCCGTCTCGTAGCTGGTAACCACGAGTCGCGTGCCGCGGAGAGCTCGCTCACTCATGAATCGTGCCTCCCGGGCTTGTCGCCCACAGGACAGGTGTCGCTGTCGTCGTCATCCGGTCAACGTCCGGTCGGCGGCAAAGATTCCCGTTGCCGGTCATGCGTCGCCCGTCGTGCCGCTGCTTGGTCTGGGTTGCTTACCCATCGGTGCCCGGTTTGTCACTTCTGGTCGACGTTGTCACCCAACGGTTCGACGTCTTCCACTCGCAGTAACGGTCCTCCGGGCAGGCCAAAGGCGTATACTACCGGCCTTTCACTTCGGCGTCTAAATCCGTTCCGGAACGGGATTGCCCGCGGCGGCCACCGCGGCCCGCACAGGCACCCTCGCCAGGAGGACCGAGCCGACCGCGAAGAAGAGCACCAGGGACAGGATCGCATCCCGGTAACTGTCGGTGAGCTGGTAGCCCAGACCGAAGACCAGGGGCCCCAGCCAGCTGAGTCCCCGGTCGCTCATCTCGTAGGCGGAGAAGTACTCCGCCTCCTTTCCGCGGGGGATCAGATGCGAGAACAGCGACCGTGAGAGAGCCTGGCTGCCGCCCATCACGAGCCCGATCGCGGCTGCCAGGACGTAGAAGAACACCGGCGTGTCGGAGGGGAGTACGTACGCCGCGGCGAGGATCAGGGTCCAGGCCGCCAGTGACACCAGAATCGTGCGTTTCGCCCCGTACAGCCGGGCGAGTCGGCCCATCCCCAGGGCCCCGGCCACCGCGAGCACCTGCACGAGCAGCACCGCCGTGATCAGGGTCGTCTGATCGAGGCCGAGTTCCTCGGAGCCGTACAGGGATGCCTGCGAGATCACCGTCTGGATGCCGTCGTTGTAGACCAGGTAGGCGAGCAGGAAGGACAGGGTGAGCGGATGGCGCCGCATGTCGCGCAGGGTCGCCCGCAACTGCCGCCATCCGGAGCCGACCGCTCCGTCACCTCCGGGCTCGACCCGCCGGTCGCGCAGCCGCCGCAGTGGCACGAGGGCGAAGGCGCCCCACCACACACCGGCCGAGGCGATGCAGATCCGGACCGCGTCGGACTCCGACAGCCCGAAGGAGTCGTGGCCGGTGTAGAGGACCAGGTTCAGGACGAGGACGAACGCGCCCGAGGTGTACCCGAACGCCCACCCGCGCGAGGAGACCGCGTCGCGCTCCTCCGGGGTGGCGATCTGGGGCAGATACGCGTTGTACAGGGCCATCGACACGGAGATCGACGCGTTCGCCACGATCAGCAGGAAGGCGCCCAGGAGATAGCGCTGGCCGTCCAGGAAGAACATGCAGGCCGTCGCCGTCGCGCCCGTGTAGGCGGCCGCCGCGAGCAAGGGCTTCTTGCGTCCCGTGCGGTCCGCCGCCGCACCCACGACCGGCATCACGACCACCGCCACGACGATGGACGCCGACACGGCGTACGCGAAGAGCGAGCCGGCCCGGACGGGTATGCCCAGCGGGTGAACGAACCCCTCCGCGTCCGCGGCCGCCTTGGCTATCGACGTCAGGTACGGGCCGAGGAAGACCGTCAGCACGCTGGTGGAGTACACCGAGCACGCGAAGTCGTAGAAGTACCAGCCGCGTTGCTCACGTCTGCGCCCGGCGGTCCCGGCCGGATCCGCTGTCCCTGTGGTTCCGGTGCTCACGCCGCGACCCCTCGTTCGTCCCGTACGGACGCGGCCGGTCCCGGCGTCAGGCCCAGGCCCCCCGCTCGCTCAGCACCGTGCGCAGCGTCTCGATGTGATCGGTCATGATGCCATCCACCCCGAGGTCCAGGAGCGCCGCCATCCGTTCCGGTTCGTTGACCGTCCAGACATGGACCTGCAGGCCGCGAGCGTGCGCCGCGCGGACGAACCTCCGGTCGACGACACGGATGCCGTTCTGGCTCTCAGGGACCTGCGCGCAGACGGCACCCGCCCTGAGCGCCGCCGGGATGCCGTACGAGCGCAGTCGCAGGCCCAGCACGCCGCGCACCCCGTAGGAGGTGGCCAGCCCCGGACCCGCGAGGCGGGCGGCCCGCGCCACCCGCGTCTCCGAGAACGACCCCACGCAGACCCGGTCCCAGGCGTCGGTCCTGCGGATCAGGTCGACGAGCGGCACCAGGGCGGGCTCCGCCTTGATGTCCACGTTCCAGCGGGCGTGCGGGAACTCCTCCAGCAGTTCCTCGAACAGCGGCAGAGGCTCGCTGCCCGCCACCCTCGCCCGGCGCACCGCGCTCCAGGGCAGCCGGGCTATCCGGCCCCGCGCGTCCGTCACCCGGTCCAGCGTCGGGTCGTGGAAGGCGACCAGGCGCCCGTCCGCCGTGGCGTGCACATCGGTCTCGAAGTAGCGGTAGCCGGCGTCGGACGCCCGGCGGAACGCGGCTGCGGTGTTCTCCAAGCCGTCCGCCGCCCCGCCGCGGTGGGCGAAGGGAATCGTCGAAGGGTGGTCCAGGTAGGGGTGGCGCCCCGAAGTCGCTGCGGTCACCGCGGAAGTATCGCCTCCCGCGATGACCCGCCGGTATCGGTCACGGTGCGGGCGTCCGGCGTGGAGAGGTCGAAGACGCGCAGGAAGAACTGGGCGAGCGGCCCGATGGCCAGGGCGTACAGGACGGTACCGACGCCCAGGGACCCGCCGAGGAGGAAGCCGGTCACGACCACCGCCACCTCGATCCCCGTGCGCACCAGCCGGACGGAACGGCCCGTGAGCCGGTTCAGGCCCGTCATCAGGCCGTCGCGGGGGCCCGGACCGAAACGCGCGGAGATGTACAGGCCGGTGGCCACGCCGTTGAGCGCGATGCCCGCCACCATCACCGGGATCCGCGCCCCGAGGCCGTGCACGTCCGGCACGAGGGCGAGGGTGGCGTCCATCGCGATTCCGACGGCGAAGACGTTGGAGACGGTGCCGAGCCCCGGGCGCTGTCCGATCGGGATCCACAGGAGCAGGACGACCGCCCCGATGACGATCGAGACGACCCCGATGGAGATGCCGGTCCGCTCGGAGAGGCCCTGGTGCAGCACTCCCCACGGTTCGAGTCCCAGCCCGGCGCGCACCAGGAGCGCCGAACTGGCTCCGTACAGGGCCAGACCCACGTACAGATGGGTCAGCCGCCGGGTGAGCCTGGTACCGCTCCGGGCGGTGGGATCGGACAAGGTGGTGCCCCCTGTGTGGTGGTGGTGGACTGCTGCATGTCACTCTGTGGCAGGGGATTGGCTGCCAACTACGGCCAATCCGAGGAAGGTGGACTGATTCGCATGGTGCAGTGGACCTCGACCGTCGGTGCGGCACAGCTCGCCCGCCAGCTCCAGGGGCAGCAGGCCCGTCCCCTGGCGCCGGGCACCCGCAAACCGCCCGCCTACCGCGCCCTGGCCGACGGCGTCCGCCTGCTCGTCCTGGAGGGCCGGGTCCCGGTCGCCGCCAGGCTCCCGGCCGAGCGGGAGCTCGCCCTCGCCCTGTCCCTGAGCCGCACCACCGTAGCCGCCGCCTACGAGGCACTGCGCGCGGAGGGATTCCTGGAGTCACGCCGTGGTGCCGGCAGCTGGACCGCCGTGCCGGCGGGGAACCCGCTGCCGGCCCGGGGCCTCGAACCGCTGCCCCCGGAATCGCTCGGCTCGATGATCGACCTCGGCTGCGCGGCCCTGCCCGCCCCGGAACCGTGGCTGACCCGGGCCGTCCAGGGGGCGCTGGAGGAGCTGCCGCCGTACGCGCACACCCACGGCGACTACCCGGCGGGCCTGCCCGCCCTCCGGCAGATGATCGCGGACCGCTACACCGGGTGCGGCATCCCGACGATGCCGGAACAGATCATGGTCACCACCGGGGCGATGGGGGCCATCGACGCCATCTGCCACCTCTTCGCCGGGCGCGGCGAGCGCATCGCCGTGGAGTCCCCGAGCTACGCCAACATCCTCCAACTCATGCGGGAGACGGGCGCCAGGCTGGTGCCCGTGGCGATGGAGGAGGGGCTCGGCGGCTGGGACATGAACCGGTGGCGGCAGGTGCTGCGGGACGCGGCACCGAGGCTGGCCTACGTCGTCGCGGACTTCCACAACCCCACGGGCGCCCTGGCCGACGAACAGCAGCGCCGTGCCCTGGTCGAGGCCGCGCGGTCGGCCGGCACGGTCCTGGTGGTCGACGAGACCATGGGTGAACTGGACCTGGACGCCGACGGCGACATGCCGCGCAAGGTCTGCGCCTTCGACCCCGCGGGCAGCACCGTCCTGACCGTCGGGTCCGCCAGCAAGGCGTTCTGGGCCGGCATGCGGATCGGCTGGGTCCGTGCCGCGCCGGACGTGATCCGCAGCCTGGTCGCGGCACGCGCGTACGCCGACATGGGAACCCCGGTGCTGGAGCAGCTCGCCATCAACTGGCTGATGCGGACCGGCGGCTGGGAGCAGGCCGTGGCCGTCCGTCGTGAGCAGGCGCGGGAGAACAGGGATGCCCTGGTGCGGGCGGTGCGCAGGGAGCTTCCCGAGTGGGAGTTCGAGGTGCCGCGCGGTGGCCTCACGCTCTGGGTGCGCACCGGCGGACTCTCCGGCTCCCGGCTGGCCGTGGCCGGCGAACGGGTCGGCGTCCGCGTCCCGTCGGGACCCCGGTTCGGGGTCGACGGGGCCTTCGAGGGCTATGTACGGCTGCCGTTCACGGTGGGCGGCGCGGTGGCGGACGAGGCGGCTCAGCGGCTCGCCACGGCCGCCGGCCTGGTCGCCTCCGGCGCGGGGGTGGGGGCCGAGGCGCCCCGGACCTTCGTGGCCTGAGGCTCCCGCTCCTCAGCCCTCCACGGCGGCCGGTGCCCCGATCAGCTGGTCCTTGTGGGCCGGGAGCGTCTCGGGCTCCGGCTCCGGAAGGGCCTCCTGCACGGCCTCGACCGCAGGCGCCGCGCCGGGCAGCAGGCCGAGCACCGCCTCGCGGTGCGCCTCGCTGGTGGCGTCGTCGTACGGATCCGGAGTGGCCGGGACCTGGAGCCGCAGGACGGATCCGCCGCCCAGCCGGGTGTATCCGCGGCCCGGCGGGACGTCGGGTACGGGTGTGGTGTGCGGCTGCGTGCCGAGGACGGCCTCGACCTGCTCGCGGTCCGCCGGGCCGAGGACGACGCGTGCCCTGGTGTGGGTCCGTACGGTCTCGTCGAGGGCGTCCAGGCTGTCGAACTGTTCCGCGACGACGACCGTGACCCCGGCGGCACGGCCGTGCCGCAGCGGCACCTGGAGCAGCTCCTGCGGATCCTGTCGGCCGTCGGCGGCGGCGAGGTGCCCGAGAGCGCTCGGGCGGTCGAGCAGGATCCAGAGGGGGCGTCCGATGTCCTCGGGTTCCGGGTACCCGGACTGGCGGGCCCGGTTGGCGGCGATGAGGCGCCGCTCGGTCTCGTGAGCCGCCCATTCGAGTGTCGCGAGGGCCCCCGCCAGACCGCGTTCCACGGCCAGTACTCCGTCCCGGCCGGCCAGGAAGCCGTACTCGCCGTTGCCGCCGCCCTCCACCACGAGGACGTCGCCCTGCTGGAGCGCCTGCAGGGCGAGGGAACGCAGCAGGGTAGTGGTGCCGCTGCCGGGGTGCCCCGCGATCAGCAGATGGGGCTCCGTCGAACGGGCCCCGGTCCGCCAGATCACCGGGGAGGCGTCCCGGGTCACGTCGCCGTCCTGGACCGGCACGGTCCGCCGGACCGCGTCGGCGTCGGTGAAGCCCAGCACGGTCTCGCCGGGCGCGGTGACGAACCGCTGGGCGGCGATGGTGGTGGGCAGGGCGGCCAGCACGGTCATGAGGAGGTGGTTGCTCTCCTCGTCCCAGGCGAAGTGGTATTCACGGCCCCGGCCCGACTTGGCGTGGAGCACCTGCTCGACCCGGGAGCGGGCCGCGGGATCGCCGTCGGTGAAGTACGCCGGGTAGTTGACCTGGAGCCGGGTCGGTCGGCCGTCGGCGTCGAAGGCGTACGAGGTGCCGAAGGTCTTCTCCCAGTCGCCGCCGTGTGAGAACAACGGCGCTGGGTCGTCGGACACGGAGAAGTGCGGGACCAGGGCCTCGTACAGAGCCTGGAGCCGTGCGGTCTCCGCCTCGTCGGGGCCGGTCTTCGCGGGGGTGCGGTCGCGCCCCCGCCACGCGGCGGCGCCCATCACCGAGATGAG
The DNA window shown above is from Streptomyces sp. Alt3 and carries:
- a CDS encoding SCO1417 family MocR-like transcription factor, translating into MVQWTSTVGAAQLARQLQGQQARPLAPGTRKPPAYRALADGVRLLVLEGRVPVAARLPAERELALALSLSRTTVAAAYEALRAEGFLESRRGAGSWTAVPAGNPLPARGLEPLPPESLGSMIDLGCAALPAPEPWLTRAVQGALEELPPYAHTHGDYPAGLPALRQMIADRYTGCGIPTMPEQIMVTTGAMGAIDAICHLFAGRGERIAVESPSYANILQLMRETGARLVPVAMEEGLGGWDMNRWRQVLRDAAPRLAYVVADFHNPTGALADEQQRRALVEAARSAGTVLVVDETMGELDLDADGDMPRKVCAFDPAGSTVLTVGSASKAFWAGMRIGWVRAAPDVIRSLVAARAYADMGTPVLEQLAINWLMRTGGWEQAVAVRREQARENRDALVRAVRRELPEWEFEVPRGGLTLWVRTGGLSGSRLAVAGERVGVRVPSGPRFGVDGAFEGYVRLPFTVGGAVADEAAQRLATAAGLVASGAGVGAEAPRTFVA
- the yczE gene encoding membrane protein YczE; its protein translation is MSDPTARSGTRLTRRLTHLYVGLALYGASSALLVRAGLGLEPWGVLHQGLSERTGISIGVVSIVIGAVVLLLWIPIGQRPGLGTVSNVFAVGIAMDATLALVPDVHGLGARIPVMVAGIALNGVATGLYISARFGPGPRDGLMTGLNRLTGRSVRLVRTGIEVAVVVTGFLLGGSLGVGTVLYALAIGPLAQFFLRVFDLSTPDARTVTDTGGSSREAILPR
- a CDS encoding glycerophosphodiester phosphodiesterase codes for the protein MTAATSGRHPYLDHPSTIPFAHRGGAADGLENTAAAFRRASDAGYRYFETDVHATADGRLVAFHDPTLDRVTDARGRIARLPWSAVRRARVAGSEPLPLFEELLEEFPHARWNVDIKAEPALVPLVDLIRRTDAWDRVCVGSFSETRVARAARLAGPGLATSYGVRGVLGLRLRSYGIPAALRAGAVCAQVPESQNGIRVVDRRFVRAAHARGLQVHVWTVNEPERMAALLDLGVDGIMTDHIETLRTVLSERGAWA
- a CDS encoding MFS transporter, yielding MSTGTTGTADPAGTAGRRREQRGWYFYDFACSVYSTSVLTVFLGPYLTSIAKAAADAEGFVHPLGIPVRAGSLFAYAVSASIVVAVVVMPVVGAAADRTGRKKPLLAAAAYTGATATACMFFLDGQRYLLGAFLLIVANASISVSMALYNAYLPQIATPEERDAVSSRGWAFGYTSGAFVLVLNLVLYTGHDSFGLSESDAVRICIASAGVWWGAFALVPLRRLRDRRVEPGGDGAVGSGWRQLRATLRDMRRHPLTLSFLLAYLVYNDGIQTVISQASLYGSEELGLDQTTLITAVLLVQVLAVAGALGMGRLARLYGAKRTILVSLAAWTLILAAAYVLPSDTPVFFYVLAAAIGLVMGGSQALSRSLFSHLIPRGKEAEYFSAYEMSDRGLSWLGPLVFGLGYQLTDSYRDAILSLVLFFAVGSVLLARVPVRAAVAAAGNPVPERI
- a CDS encoding ATP-binding protein, whose amino-acid sequence is MARRPLPRILQRGSASITRSREIARTAADNATDVLHPLITVTRGMRLLAGAGRQKWAATPRDRRGHVLFLVAACVLAVALIPFGPLLALISVMGAAAWRGRDRTPAKTGPDEAETARLQALYEALVPHFSVSDDPAPLFSHGGDWEKTFGTSYAFDADGRPTRLQVNYPAYFTDGDPAARSRVEQVLHAKSGRGREYHFAWDEESNHLLMTVLAALPTTIAAQRFVTAPGETVLGFTDADAVRRTVPVQDGDVTRDASPVIWRTGARSTEPHLLIAGHPGSGTTTLLRSLALQALQQGDVLVVEGGGNGEYGFLAGRDGVLAVERGLAGALATLEWAAHETERRLIAANRARQSGYPEPEDIGRPLWILLDRPSALGHLAAADGRQDPQELLQVPLRHGRAAGVTVVVAEQFDSLDALDETVRTHTRARVVLGPADREQVEAVLGTQPHTTPVPDVPPGRGYTRLGGGSVLRLQVPATPDPYDDATSEAHREAVLGLLPGAAPAVEAVQEALPEPEPETLPAHKDQLIGAPAAVEG